One Acidimicrobiales bacterium DNA window includes the following coding sequences:
- a CDS encoding adenylate kinase — translation MVPGVRLVILGKQGAGKGTQAVRLARHYVVPHVSTGDMLRAAAKSGTPFGLKAALYMERGELIPDEIVIGLVRERLDQRDAQGRGYVLDGFPRTVHQAEELARMLPEEQLPMVVDLEVPTEVVLRRLAARRVCGDCGANYSTATPPRVEWICDVCGGEVLQREDDTEEAIRRRLSLYEEQTAPLIAWYEERRQLIAVDGLGHPDEVSARLIRAVDRRRETPL, via the coding sequence GTGGTTCCTGGCGTCAGGTTGGTCATCCTGGGCAAGCAGGGAGCCGGTAAGGGAACGCAGGCGGTGCGCCTGGCCCGGCACTATGTCGTCCCGCACGTATCGACGGGGGACATGCTGCGCGCCGCGGCCAAGTCCGGCACGCCGTTCGGGCTCAAGGCCGCTCTGTACATGGAGCGGGGGGAGCTGATCCCCGACGAGATCGTCATCGGCCTGGTCCGGGAGCGCCTCGACCAGCGTGACGCCCAGGGCCGGGGCTACGTGCTCGACGGCTTCCCCCGCACCGTGCACCAGGCCGAGGAGCTGGCCCGGATGCTGCCCGAGGAACAGCTGCCCATGGTGGTCGACCTCGAGGTCCCGACCGAGGTGGTGCTCCGGCGGTTGGCGGCCCGGCGGGTGTGCGGGGACTGCGGGGCCAACTACAGCACCGCGACGCCGCCCCGGGTGGAGTGGATCTGCGACGTCTGCGGCGGCGAGGTCCTCCAGCGGGAGGACGACACCGAGGAGGCCATCCGCCGGCGTCTGTCCCTCTACGAGGAGCAGACCGCCCCGCTCATCGCCTGGTACGAGGAGCGCCGCCAGCTGATCGCGGTCGACGGCCTGGGCCACCCCGACGAGGTGAGCGCCCGGCTGATCCGGGCCGTTGATCGGAGGCGGGAGACCCCGCTCTGA
- the map gene encoding type I methionyl aminopeptidase has translation MVRTKEELARMRRAGRVVAEMHEKTRAAIRPGVTTADLDQVARDVLERRGARSNFLGYHGYPAVICTSPNDMIVHGIPGSYRLGEGDIISIDCGAIIEGYHGDAAYTAPVGEVGPEAARLIEVTEASLWAAIEQMRPTNRLSDIGHAVQTVAEEAGFSIVREYVGHAIGTAMHEEPQVPNYGPAGRGPRLRPGHVFAVEPMVNVGGPGTRQLEDGWSVVTADGSLSAHFEHTIAVTDDGPEVLTLP, from the coding sequence ATGGTCAGGACCAAGGAGGAGCTGGCCCGGATGCGCCGGGCGGGCCGGGTGGTGGCCGAGATGCACGAGAAGACCAGGGCCGCCATCCGTCCCGGGGTCACCACCGCGGATCTGGACCAGGTGGCCCGGGACGTCCTCGAGCGCCGGGGGGCCCGGTCCAACTTCCTCGGCTACCACGGCTATCCCGCCGTGATCTGCACATCCCCCAACGACATGATCGTCCACGGCATCCCGGGCTCCTACCGGCTGGGCGAGGGGGACATCATCTCGATCGACTGCGGGGCCATCATCGAGGGCTACCACGGGGACGCCGCCTACACCGCCCCGGTGGGGGAGGTCGGACCGGAGGCCGCCCGCCTCATCGAGGTCACCGAGGCCAGCCTGTGGGCGGCCATCGAGCAGATGCGCCCCACCAACCGCCTCTCCGACATCGGCCACGCCGTCCAGACGGTGGCCGAGGAGGCCGGGTTCTCGATCGTGCGGGAGTACGTCGGCCACGCCATCGGCACCGCCATGCACGAGGAGCCCCAGGTGCCCAACTACGGCCCGGCCGGGAGGGGCCCCCGGCTCCGCCCCGGCCACGTGTTCGCCGTCGAGCCCATGGTCAACGTAGGTGGACCGGGGACCCGCCAGCTCGAGGACGGCTGGAGCGTGGTGACCGCCGACGGGAGCCTCTCGGCCCACTTCGAGCACACCATCGCCGTCACCGACGACGGCCCGGAGGTGCTGACGCTTCCTTGA
- the infA gene encoding translation initiation factor IF-1: protein MPKPKEDAIVLEGTVIEPLPNAMFRVELENGHKVLAHSSGKMRMHRIRILPGDKVQVEITPYDLTRGRITYRYK, encoded by the coding sequence CTGCCCAAACCCAAAGAGGACGCGATCGTGCTGGAAGGGACGGTCATCGAGCCCCTGCCCAACGCCATGTTCCGCGTCGAGCTGGAGAACGGCCACAAGGTCCTGGCCCACAGCTCCGGCAAGATGCGGATGCACCGGATCCGCATCCTCCCGGGGGACAAGGTCCAGGTCGAGATCACCCCCTACGACCTGACCCGGGGCCGCATCACCTACCGGTACAAGTAG
- the rpmJ gene encoding 50S ribosomal protein L36, whose product MKVRPSVKTMCEKCKVIRRHGRVMVICDNPRHKQRQG is encoded by the coding sequence ATGAAGGTGAGACCGAGCGTCAAGACGATGTGTGAGAAGTGCAAGGTCATCCGCCGGCACGGCCGGGTGATGGTGATCTGCGACAACCCCCGCCACAAGCAGAGGCAGGGTTAG
- the rpsM gene encoding 30S ribosomal protein S13 → MARISGVDIPREKRLEISLTYIYGIGRTTSKLVCSQTSIDPDTRVRDLTDEEVARLRGWIDSNLKVEGDLRRDVAQDIKRKMEIGSYQGLRHRRGLPVHGQRTHTNARTRKGPKKTVAGKKKVRKH, encoded by the coding sequence ATGGCGCGCATATCCGGAGTCGACATCCCCCGCGAGAAGCGGCTGGAGATATCGCTCACCTACATCTACGGGATCGGCCGGACCACCTCGAAGCTGGTCTGCTCCCAGACCAGCATCGACCCCGACACCCGGGTCCGGGACCTGACCGACGAGGAGGTGGCCCGCCTCAGGGGGTGGATCGACTCGAACCTCAAGGTCGAGGGTGACCTGCGCCGGGACGTGGCCCAGGACATCAAGCGCAAGATGGAGATCGGCTCCTACCAGGGGCTGCGCCACCGTCGGGGCCTGCCGGTCCACGGCCAGCGCACCCACACCAACGCCCGCACCCGCAAGGGCCCGAAGAAGACCGTGGCCGGGAAGAAGAAGGTCCGCAAGCACTGA
- the rpsK gene encoding 30S ribosomal protein S11 yields the protein MAKPKPGGRRPRRRERKNIAFGVAHIKSSFNNTIVSITDPEGNVLAWASAGNVGFKGSRKSTPFAAQLAAEACARRAMEHGVRKVDVLVKGPGSGRETAIRSLQNSGIEVSGIKDVTPIPHNGCRPKKRRRV from the coding sequence ATGGCCAAGCCCAAGCCCGGGGGGCGGCGCCCCCGCCGCCGCGAGCGCAAGAACATCGCCTTCGGCGTGGCCCATATCAAAAGCTCGTTCAACAACACGATCGTGTCGATCACCGACCCCGAGGGCAACGTCCTGGCCTGGGCGTCGGCCGGCAACGTGGGCTTCAAGGGGTCACGCAAGTCGACCCCCTTCGCCGCCCAGCTGGCCGCCGAGGCCTGCGCCCGCCGGGCCATGGAGCACGGTGTGCGCAAGGTCGACGTGCTGGTGAAGGGTCCCGGCTCCGGCCGGGAGACCGCCATCCGCTCCCTCCAGAACTCCGGCATCGAGGTGTCGGGGATCAAGGACGTCACCCCGATACCCCACAACGGCTGCCGGCCCAAGAAGCGGCGGAGGGTCTAG
- the rpsD gene encoding 30S ribosomal protein S4, whose amino-acid sequence MARYTGPVCRLCRREKMKLYLKGAKCDSMKCPIERRPYPPGEHGRDRMRQGSEYLVQLREKQKARRIYGLLEKQFANLYEEASRQSGITGENLLRMLELRLDNVAFRAGWGSSRNQSRQFVRHGLVEVNGRRVTIPSFRVRLGDVVTLKNRAQEMILIRHNMDTLDRQIPPWLDAAEGGLGVTIRQLPMREHIDAPVREQLIVELYSK is encoded by the coding sequence ATGGCTCGTTACACAGGCCCGGTCTGCCGGCTGTGCCGGCGGGAGAAGATGAAGCTGTACCTCAAGGGCGCCAAGTGCGACTCGATGAAGTGCCCGATCGAGCGCCGGCCCTATCCCCCCGGGGAGCACGGTCGCGACCGGATGCGCCAGGGGTCGGAGTACCTGGTGCAGCTGCGCGAGAAGCAGAAGGCCCGCCGGATCTACGGCCTGCTCGAGAAGCAGTTCGCCAACCTCTACGAGGAGGCGTCGCGCCAGTCGGGTATCACCGGGGAGAACCTCCTGCGCATGCTCGAGCTGCGCCTGGACAACGTGGCCTTCCGGGCGGGCTGGGGCTCGAGCCGCAACCAGTCCCGGCAGTTCGTGCGCCACGGGCTGGTCGAGGTCAACGGCCGGCGGGTGACCATCCCGAGCTTCCGGGTCCGCCTGGGGGACGTGGTCACCCTGAAGAACCGGGCCCAGGAGATGATCCTGATCCGCCACAACATGGACACCCTGGACCGTCAGATCCCCCCGTGGCTGGACGCCGCCGAGGGAGGCCTCGGCGTCACCATCCGCCAGCTGCCCATGCGTGAGCACATCGACGCCCCCGTGCGCGAGCAGCTGATCGTCGAGCTGTACTCCAAGTAG
- a CDS encoding DNA-directed RNA polymerase subunit alpha, whose amino-acid sequence MLIIQRPTVEPVDEEIGNRQRFAISPLEPGFGHTLGNSLRRTLLSSIPGAAVTQLRFDDALHEFTTLPGVKEDVTDLILNLKDLVLRVESDDPVTVRLDVRGPATVTARDIQLPANVEVLNPDLHVATLNNKGRLAVDITVERGRGYVSADRNKRSSVSGVIPIDSIFSPVRRVAFTVEPTRVEQSTNYDRLVLDIETDGSISPREALASAGDTLRSLAGLVAEMSENPQGLELGDVGSISSGSPDLDLLIEDLDLSERPRNCLKRAQINTVGELVERTEEDLLAITNFGQKSLDEVLQKLDERGLALRNKDG is encoded by the coding sequence ATGCTCATCATCCAACGCCCGACCGTCGAGCCGGTAGACGAGGAGATCGGCAACCGGCAGCGGTTCGCCATCAGCCCCCTCGAGCCCGGCTTCGGCCACACCCTGGGCAACTCGCTGCGCCGCACGCTGCTCTCCTCCATCCCCGGCGCCGCCGTCACCCAGCTGCGCTTCGACGACGCCCTCCACGAGTTCACCACCCTTCCGGGGGTGAAGGAGGATGTCACCGACCTCATCCTCAACCTCAAGGACCTGGTGCTGCGGGTCGAGTCCGATGACCCGGTGACCGTCCGGCTGGACGTGCGGGGCCCCGCCACCGTCACCGCCCGGGACATCCAGCTGCCCGCCAACGTCGAGGTGCTGAACCCTGACCTGCACGTCGCCACGCTCAACAACAAGGGCCGGCTGGCCGTGGACATCACGGTCGAGCGGGGCCGGGGCTACGTGTCCGCCGACCGGAACAAGCGCTCGTCGGTCAGCGGCGTGATCCCGATCGACTCGATCTTCTCTCCCGTGCGCCGGGTGGCGTTCACGGTCGAGCCCACCCGCGTCGAGCAGTCCACCAACTACGACCGCCTGGTCCTCGACATCGAGACCGACGGGTCCATCTCGCCGCGCGAGGCGTTGGCCTCGGCCGGCGACACCCTGCGCTCGCTGGCGGGCCTGGTGGCCGAGATGAGCGAGAACCCCCAGGGTCTCGAGCTCGGGGACGTCGGCTCGATCTCCAGCGGCTCCCCGGACCTCGACCTGCTCATCGAGGACCTCGACCTCTCCGAGCGGCCCCGCAACTGCCTGAAGCGGGCCCAGATCAACACGGTCGGGGAGCTGGTCGAGCGCACCGAGGAGGACCTGCTGGCCATCACCAACTTCGGCCAGAAGTCGTTGGACGAGGTACTGCAGAAGCTGGACGAGCGGGGCCTGGCCCTGCGCAACAAGGACGGTTAG
- the rplQ gene encoding 50S ribosomal protein L17 gives MMGNLVASLIAAETLVTTEAKAKALRPVMEKMITKARKGGVHNQRQVVSFIRDKDMAHKLFDDIGPRYVDRPGGYTRILKLGPRHGDNAPMARIELV, from the coding sequence ATGATGGGCAACCTGGTGGCGTCGCTCATCGCGGCCGAGACCCTGGTCACCACCGAGGCCAAGGCCAAGGCCCTGCGCCCGGTCATGGAGAAGATGATCACCAAGGCGCGCAAGGGTGGCGTGCACAACCAGCGCCAGGTCGTGTCGTTCATCCGGGACAAGGACATGGCCCACAAGCTGTTCGACGACATCGGCCCCCGTTACGTCGACCGCCCGGGCGGCTACACGCGCATCCTCAAGCTCGGCCCCCGCCACGGGGACAACGCGCCTATGGCGCGCATCGAGCTGGTTTGA
- the truA gene encoding tRNA pseudouridine(38-40) synthase TruA, with translation MTLFDPEAGAGSPAPGSGTAAGRSPLERLPQPLAPGAVRIRMTVAYDGTDFRGFALQPGIPTVAGALTQALDTAVGHPVELVCAGRTDAGVHAAGQVVHFDVSPERCRASFAALLEDQAAPPLPALRRALNRMLAPRIVVRAAEPAPPGFDARRSARWRRYRYTVLNRPDPDPFLARTTWHVDEPLDLRAMQLSCDAIYGEHDFAAFCRQRPDRAGSTVRRVLEAEWCDGSAPASGRPSSGRVPEHPPPELLVFEIRASAFCHQMVRSLVGTMVDVGRGRLKAGEMSAILRSASRSAAGVLAPPRGLCLVDVGY, from the coding sequence TTGACGCTCTTCGATCCCGAGGCCGGCGCCGGTTCGCCAGCCCCGGGGTCGGGCACCGCCGCCGGGCGCTCGCCTCTGGAGCGGCTTCCCCAGCCTCTGGCCCCGGGCGCGGTGCGCATCCGGATGACCGTGGCGTACGACGGTACCGACTTTCGCGGCTTCGCCCTGCAGCCCGGGATCCCCACGGTCGCCGGCGCCCTGACCCAGGCTCTCGACACCGCCGTCGGCCACCCCGTCGAGCTGGTGTGCGCCGGGCGGACCGATGCCGGGGTCCACGCCGCCGGCCAGGTCGTGCACTTCGACGTGTCACCCGAGCGCTGCCGGGCCTCGTTCGCCGCCCTCCTCGAGGACCAAGCTGCTCCCCCGCTCCCCGCTCTCCGCCGCGCCCTCAACCGCATGCTCGCTCCCCGCATCGTCGTCCGGGCCGCCGAGCCGGCGCCGCCCGGCTTCGACGCCCGGCGCTCCGCCCGCTGGCGCCGCTACCGCTACACGGTGCTGAACCGCCCCGACCCCGACCCCTTCCTGGCCCGCACGACCTGGCACGTCGACGAGCCCCTCGACCTGCGGGCCATGCAGCTGTCGTGCGACGCCATCTACGGGGAGCACGACTTTGCCGCCTTCTGCCGCCAGCGCCCCGACCGCGCCGGCAGCACGGTGCGCCGGGTGCTCGAGGCGGAGTGGTGCGACGGGTCGGCCCCGGCCTCGGGCCGGCCCTCCTCGGGCCGGGTCCCCGAGCATCCGCCCCCCGAGCTGCTCGTGTTCGAGATCCGGGCCAGCGCCTTCTGCCACCAGATGGTCCGCTCGCTGGTCGGCACCATGGTCGACGTGGGCCGGGGACGGCTCAAGGCCGGGG